A single genomic interval of Scatophagus argus isolate fScaArg1 chromosome 22, fScaArg1.pri, whole genome shotgun sequence harbors:
- the LOC124054112 gene encoding protein mono-ADP-ribosyltransferase TIPARP-like, giving the protein MLNASSSQGRRRKMEDNVSVSEPPPKSSRVTLLGPSVLLLEIPTDTNTSLPVWEAMRSQQLNIAWTVNPYGISVHLTPVASKQVKTTASSKSQGTTRVVQISGPSSGILQPQAIIQFDAQQHSVALNSSYVQVTFPQSSSQSLPSPNQPQKILLRPAQATSLIVSLPVIITQSQLADQPHAPTKSVTLSAIQTPTTASTKLQAPSKVPVPTSFHTNTSPDIQICDRFLLGLCRAGKKCKKHHTPYPFHWQLRCVTSRQWIDFPLRSQVLLERMYSNVNQTTICIKDGHDRYTLNFALMELDDTSKYDRVRRLTNSDNMFKNPHFPSQWKIYWRNNLSWEEYDKNVSTLLLMKMSRKEPECSFHIGSREYKVDFSTMTQTNVTTGFQRHVRCRPVYRSPDSMQPYLRTGIWTEPPGPVGVPPATNFSVDPLEDFRSWYPPVWCLASEQDYSLVDVPAETRAYKTVRSFFYNSLPETEVDIISIQQVQNLLHWDKYQRHKTHMQKQHTESKEPLERHLFHGTNRKASEDICHNNFDPRMAGVNGTTYGFGTYFATKASLSHAYSAKVKSDELRHMFLAKVLVGKVSLGMNTYRRPPPLSTRTKEYRLYDTCVDRLDKPTMFVVFDSCQCYPYYLIKYKDLPEETEI; this is encoded by the exons ATGCTTAACGCTTCATCCAGCcaaggaagaaggagaaaaatggaggacaatgtttcagtttcagagcCTCCACCCAAATCTTCCAGAGTCACCTTGCTGGGCCCGTCTGTCCTCCTACTTGAGATCCCCACTGACACCAACACCAGCCTCCCGGTGTGGGAGGCCATGAGATCCCAGCAGCTCAACATCGCCTGGACTGTCAACCCCTATGGCATCAGTGTTCATTTAACTCCTGTGGCCTCTAAGCAAGTCAAGACCACAGCTTCCAGTAAAAGTCAAGGCACTACTAGGGTGGTACAGATCTCAGGGCCTTCTTCAGGCATCCTGCAGCCTCAGGCGATCATCCAGTTCGACGCTCAGCAGCATAGCGTCGCCCTGAACAGCTCTTATGTCCAGGTCACCTTCCCTCAAAGCAGCAGCCAGTCACTGCCGAGCCCAAATCAACCACAGAAAATACTCCTGAGGCCTGCACAGGCCACGTCTCTCATCGTCTCCCTGCCTGTCATCATCACCCAGTCGCAGCTTGCCGATCAGCCCCACGCCCCTACCAAGAGTGTGACCCTGTCCGCCATCCAGACCCCAACAACCGCCTCCACCAAGCTACAAGCCCCGTCCAAAGTCCCAGTTCCCACTTCCTTCCACACAAATACCTCCCCTGACATCCAGATCTGTGACAGATTCCTCCTCGGCTTGTGTCGAGCAGGGAAGAAGTGTAAGAAGCACCACACCCCCTACCCGTTTCACTGGCAGCTGCGGTGTGTGACCAGCCGCCAGTGGATCGACTTCCCCCTTCGCTCTCAGGTCTTACTGGAAAGGATGTACAGCAATGTCAACCAAACCACGATTTGCATCAAGGATGG GCACGATCGCTACACTCTGAACTTTGCCTTGATGGAGTTGGATGATACATCCAAGTACGACAGGGTTAGAAGACTCACTAACTCTGATAATATGTTCAAGAATCCTCACTTTCCCAGCCAATGGAAAATCTACTGGCGGAACAACCTCAGCTGGGAAGAGTACGACAAG AATGTGTCCACCTTGCTGCTAATGAAAATGAGTAGAAAAGAGCCCGAGTGCTCCTTCCACATCGGCTCACGGGAGTACAAGGTGGACTTCTCCACTATGACCCAGACCAACGTCACCACAGGGTTTCAGAGACACGTTCGCTGCAGACCCGTCTACCGATCCCCTGATTCCATGCAGCCTTACCTGCG GACAGGAATCTGGACTGAGCCCCCCGGACCTGTCGGCGTTCCTCCTGCCACCAACTTCAGTGTGGACCCTCTGGAGGACTTCAGATCCTGGTATCCTCCAGTGTGGTGTCTGGCATCAGAGCAGGACTACAGCTTGGTGGACGTTCCGGCTGAGACACGTGCCTACAAGACGGTCCGCAGCTTCTTCTATAACAGCCTGCCCGAGACTGAGGTGGACATCATCAGCATCCAGCAGGTCCAGAACCTCCTCCACTGGGACAAGTACCAAAG ACACAAGACGCACATGCAGAAGCAGCACACTGAGTCTAAGGAGCCACTGGAGAGACACCTCTTTCACGGGACAAACAGAAAGGCCTCAGAGGACATCTGCCACAACAACTTCGACCCTCGCATGGCCGGAGTCAACGGAACGACCTACGGTTTTGGCACCTACTTCGCCACCAAAGCCTCCCTCTCACACGCCTACTCAGCCAAGGTGAAGTCAGATGAGCTTCGTCACATGTTCCTGGCCAAAGTCCTGGTGGGGAAGGTGAGTCTCGGGATGAACACCTACCGCAGGCCGCCGCCACTCAGCACTAGGACGAAGGAGTACCGTCTCTACGACACCTGCGTGGACCGACTAGACAAACCCACCATGTTTGTAGTTTTTGATAGCTGTCAGTGCTACCCATACTACCTGATCAAGTACAAAGACCTGCCTGAGGAGACTGAAATTTGA